Proteins from a single region of Chroicocephalus ridibundus unplaced genomic scaffold, bChrRid1.1 SCAFFOLD_579, whole genome shotgun sequence:
- the LOC134509817 gene encoding integrin beta-7-like translates to PCEPQATCEACVRSHPRCAWCEDPDFPLGGQGEAARCAPRQALERTGCPPGAVVEPRGSVWVLRDEEQGAGGERGGAPNQLRPQSVRLLLRPGRSGASRCGSGGCGATPWTSTT, encoded by the exons agccCTGCGAGCCCCAGGCGACCTGCGAGGCCTGTGTGCGCTCCCACCCGCGCTGCGCCTGGTGCGAGGACCCG GATTTCCcgctgggggggcagggggaggccgcCCGCTGCGCCCCCCGCCAGGCCCTGGAGCGCACCGGGTGCCCCCCGGGCGCCGTGGTGGAGCCCCGCGGCAGCGTGTGGGTGCTGCGGGACGAGgagcagggggccgggggggagcgagggggggCCCCCAACCAACTGCGGCCCCAGAGCGTCCGGCTGCTGCTGCGgccg gggAGGAGCGGAGCTTCCAGGTGCGGTTCCGGCGGGTGCGGGGCCACCCCGTGGACCTCTACTACCTGA